aattttatttgaattaaatttagAATTTCACCTAGACATCTGTCGCTCTCTAAGTGGGTTTTACCAAGGGCTGACGCAGTGGTTGGGGGCGTTGTTGGAGTGTGTTGAGGAGCTGCTGAACAACACGCACAGCCGTTGGTGGTTTAATGGATTCAGGCAGTCGAGCTGCATAGGATGAAAAAcaccacaaaacacaaaaaacacctCTTAGTGCAAATGTCGTACACACATTTCATATTCTGCCTGCCATGTAAAGCCGCACATACCTTGGTTGCCCAGACCATGTCGTTCTGCCCTGGTCCTTTCTCCTCCTCACCGTCCGCCTTGACTGGTGCCTTTGTATTTGGAGGTTGTGTGGGATGAGCAAACGGATCAGTGTCTCGCTGGATTCGTCCCCCCTGAGCGCGGTAGTCTGCCAGCATGCGGGCCAGATCCTGACTGCTGCTCAGTTGCTGCGTCATGCATGTAGTAGTGAGCTTATGGGAAGGCAAAACACGGATTTGACGCTGCTGTGTTCCTAACCCATTGCTCAGAGAAGTGCTAGATGAGTTTGTGTCCTTGAGCAGGATTCTCTTGCGGCGGCTGTCGACCTCCCTGAGGTCCTTGTTCAGGAGCAGTGAGAAGTAGACCTGCTCGGGGAAGTAGTCACGGCTTGGGCAGCGTAGGCCAGGAGGTGTCAGCAGGAAGGGTTCCCGGAAGGTCATAAAGGGAGAGATGCACAGGATAACATCTTTCAACTCCTGTCTAAAGCTGGCTGAGATGGACTTGAGCCGATCATCTGCCGAAGTCACCTGCTCGGCCACGAACATGCCGCTGTCATCTTGCAAGGGGTCTCGGAAGAGCTGTATTGGAGCAAGTGGTGTCTCTGAACTGGTGCTGTTCCCTCGCACCAAGGTGTTATCATCCTCTCTACTTCTCACCGCCTCAGCCTGGTCATTCACCTCCTCCTCTATGATTTCCTCCATAGATGAGAGATAAGGAGGGGACATACACAGTGGCTGGTATGACTGGCTAGACAGGGGAGTGGAGGTCTTGATCTCATCCCCTTCTGTCACGATTGTAGACATGGGCGAGTCATTTCTGATCACTTTAGGACTTTCTCCATCCTTCAGAGTTGACTCAGAGGCAGAATGCTGCCTATTGTGGCCTTGAATTATTTCCTGCAGCCCGGGCTCAAAGTCAAAGTCGCCTTCCAAATGGAGCTCTGCAAGCTCCTCCTTTGTTTCAGGTTGGTTCTCCTGGCTCTCCATGTCCACCTCCTTTTCCGCTTCCTCAGCCGCACTCTCCAGCAGGCAGTGGAAGGACGAGCTTTTAGAAAGGCTAGGAGGCATCGCAAACTCATCCATTAGGAAAGAAATCTCTAGCCGTGAGTGATAAGCTACAAACACCATCATCATAATGATATCCTTAACTCGGGCTAGTTCATACTCTGAGGCACCGCGAAGCTTGATGGTACAACCCAGATTTGAGGGACATCCATCGAAGAACATTAGTGTTTTCAGTTCATCTGGGAAAAATAGTAAAACAACAGGATCATTTATAAACCCTTTAAGCAAAGTCACTGATTTTATTAGCAactggaataaaaaaaggacaaactGAAGGGAAACAGTCCACACTTACTGTTAGTGTTTAACTGGAATGAGTGAAGGTAGAATTTGTGGCATGTTCCCAAGCGAGGTTTGGTCAAAAGCTGGTCCATAGACATGACTAAATCTCCCTGAGTCATTCGACTCACACGATCAAGCACTTGCTACATAGACAAAGAGGAGACATAAGCAAAGTCAGACTACGGGCCAGTGACATCAATGTTGAGTATAGATGTGAGCATTGATCTGGCTCTGTAGGAAAGCTTTCACTGCTGGAGAGCAATCCATAACTTACAGTTTAAATGTGACTCTGGATGTGCGTTAGTTTATTTCCACAGCTAGATAAGAAGCACTTACAGGTTTGACATTGATGACTAAAGTGATGCCATGCTCGAGCAACATATCCTGAGCAATGCGCGACACCGTCTTCTCTACCAGCACCAGGTTAGGACGCACATCTGCTATTCGTTGCACGTAGTTCTTCAGAAACTCTCGCTCCTATAGATAATATTAGTTATGCTTTGTCAGTACTCTAATCTGACTTTTTAGTATATATAACTTCAAACCAGAGAGATACCTGAAGCACAATTGGGTCAATGCAGGTGAACTTTGTCTCTTCTCTGTAAAGATACTCAATGGAACACTTGAGAAGAAGGATCTTGGGATTTTTGATATAAGAGTTCATCTGGAAAACGAGACGACTTACGATCAGTCGATTAGAACAGGCACGTGAGCTcgttaaattaaaacaataaacaaaaagaagcaCACAAACCTTTTTGTGAGCAATATTTTTAGTGCAAACAAAGCCATTCACCAAGACCGAGTCAAACTTCTTTCCTCCCGGGATCTACAAAAAGAACGAAAGGAGATTTGGATTTGCTCTTTTGTCATGAACAGACTGCTTAGAAAAGACTGAGATGAGAATGTGTGATTCTACCTTCTTAATGTGGACCAGCTGGCGAATGTCCATGTCATCGTTGCAGCTGCGAACATCTGGACGCACCGTCTGCACTATCTGCCGGACCACGGGTACGATGATGTCTcgccaagagagagagagcgactcACTGTAAAGCAGCTGCTGCAGCAAAGCCATCATGTGACTGTGGTTGGCCGATCTGAATGACGtgatgagagaaaaagagaaagtttAAAAACGTTTGAAGTTTACCTAGAGGCTGTACCTTATTAAGTTATCAAAGTGGAAGCGGCTTTCAGAAAGTGAAACGTGAACATTTTTTGGTCCATGTGTGCTCATTAATGACTTACAGAAGTCTCTCCATAGCCTTCTTCTCGCCATTCTCCTCCCTCAGTTGGTCTAGGGAGCTGTGGTGCCAACCCAGTGGAGTGAAGAGCATTTCTTTAGCCTTCTCTTCTACACGCCGGTTAAACAAAGACTCTGTcgaaaaaatttaacaaataaaactcACCTGGGAAACAgatttaataaaacacactgaTTTAAAATGTGGATTCTAAAAAATACACACCTTTGATAAAGGCGTCACTAATGGATAAAAGCTGACCGCCGTCTTCTGTGACGAGGACCTCGGCTGCATGACAAGCAAAGAAAGAGTGAGATGGAGACAATTCAATACCTCGGTCAACATTAGAAGACAACCGATTCATTCTTTGTAGTTGCCGTGAGTCAGTCAGTATCATATTTTGAGGAACTGGAAGTCCATGGAATTAAAGGAACAACTGTAGGAGTCAATGCATGTCATGCTTCTAAATGTAATATGATGAAGCTTCAAAGTAGTTATAATTTTAGAGAGGCTGTTATGCAATTAGTATTATGAAAGACTGTTAATTTCATGTtcgggatttttatttttttttggaacatgTGGTAAATCATGCCTTGGCCAAAGCGAGTTAATAACTTTAATAAGCTAATGCGGTACAAGGCCAGCAAAGATGGTCAGTAAGTCTCTAAGCCTCTCCTCACTTGGGGCGTGGAAGTCAGAGTCAGGGGCGAATGGGTCAGAGTGCGCCATACTTTTCTGTTCGGCCGGGTGGGGAGGCACGTGAGGGTACTTGGCCTGCTTCTTGATGTGGAAGTTGACGTTGTCCTGCTCCACGTTCAGGTTAATGGACGCTGAATCACTGTCCACTGCCGAATGAAAACTGCTGACAGATGTCCTTTTGCTGGGACTGGCTGAGCCTGAAAACCAGGAATAAATGAGATGGATATGCCCTGAAGAAATAAGACGGGATATGTAACACGTCATATGTCTGTAGAATCTACTCACTTGTTGTTATTAAGTCATTTTCATCAGCTAGCTGCTCTGTGTCGCTGTCGTCAAACTTTATGTCTTTGAACCAAGATGGTTCCGAGTGTCCCTCCAGAGAAGTCACACTGTCCGTGTCTGGGGACGGAGTCTCTGAGAACTCTGTGCTctgaaagaaaagggaaaatcTTTAGTATAACACACGGATGCAGCGGTAACATCTGAACAGTGTTCGATTCAAGAAAATAGACAAGCACCTGAAGAGGGCGGTACAGAGCGTACTCATCACGGAAAATCTGATCGTGGTGCGTAACACATTCAAGCCAGCGTCCATCAACCAGAGCCTGTCCGATAGCTATGGCCTGAGCCCTGTGTGAGAGGACATGTTCAAAAAGTTTTATATGATGTGTTTTGAGAATGGTTCTGTTTTTACACCAAGTCTTAATGTTGGAGCCAAAGGTTATACACCTTAATTTTTCATCAACAACATTCACTAGCATCagcatatacagtggggcaaaaaaggtttagtcagccaccaattgtgcaagtctTCCCACTTAAAACTTCCCACTTCCCactttgtctctcatagttgaggtatacctatgatgaaaattacaggcctcttccatcttttaagtgggagaatttGCACAATCGATGGcggactaaatacttttttgccccactgtacgaTCTGATTCTTAATTTCTATCCTAGTCTCACTAAGTCAGGCAGACTTTCATCTTTCGTTCaagatgttttaaaaacaacaacaataaaaaaaaaatgcattaaatgttACAAATTACAGCCAGCCTCTTAATTTTCACAGGttcaaaagtaattggacaaacTAATGtccaataattataaaaatgtgtagCCAGAGATGGCTAAAACCCATGGATCTCCACAAATGCTGAGATTCCTCCCGTGAGGGAactttactgcagctgcctgCACCTGCTCCATGATTGTCAGTTTTTCTGCATTCAGTTTtctctacagtaaataaaaagcatgTTTAACTGGGCTAAGATGAGATCAGTTTTGCCTAAAAGTATAGCACTAGAGACTTTAGAATTCCCCCTGCGACACATATCAGCAGTCACATCATCACTGTCTCCACCATGGCTAACAGGTGATGTGATATGCTTTTGTAACATgaaccctttatttctctctacataTTCGTTCTCTTACCTATTTTTTCACCTGTATAGATGTTGTGAAGGGCTTTTTCtataaaatatgtacagtactttaatAGTCTTCAAGGCCTTTCGAAGCTCATcagtgtatttctttttttcttaaaattgcACCAAactgttaacttaaattttcctccaaaaagttgtttttgttgttttctgatGGCCTACTTCACTTGCATTAGCACCTGTTCGGTCAACTCGCCATAAAACTGTTCATCATTTGATTGGTCGATTAACTTCTGAGGCAGTGCAAATGAAGGACTTTATAAACAAATGGCTGTAACGTCTACATGGTTCATATAtgggtaatatttttattaaaccccTTGAATTTACGCTTGAATTTGTTTGGAAGTCATTAAAGACATTACTGTAGGGGGACTGCTGCaccttttttttactgaaacaaCTTGTTCCATAATATTTGGTCATACAGTGGTCCAAGAACACACTGTGTAGATCACCATCACATTAATGGTGGTTATATACTTACCTATTAGAAACGGTGCCATTTCGCAAGAGCCAGTTTACTAGATCTTTACCCACAATGCAATTGGGGTAGGTACGTAGCCAATATCGGTGGTCCTGGAACTCCATCCCGGTATTGCTgtgacagatttttttccatAAGTCTTTTAAGTGAGATGAATCctaccaaaaacaaacaaaaattatatagataaaaaaaaaagtcaaaatctcTGTGAcatacacgttttttttttttttttttacactaaattCTATTGTGCAGAATTGAAGTACAAAATGTCAACCGTAGCAAGTTGGAAAGAAACCTATGATTTCTTCTATGATACTGTTTTACTGTTACATGAAAAATATGCAGCAACTGTATCTACTTATATTGGCTAAACCTTTActtgcaaattaaacatttaaatccaAATCTGAGTGTCTGAGAGGCACaaaatttgattaaaatgaaataaaatgaaaaagaaagagaggaaatgGCCAGGACAAATGTCAGCAAAAATTTctggtttaataataatttcatagttatttttttataactacTATTTCAATTCtttatgttaaaattcactATTGTGGCATGgttatatattcaattcaattcagagttatttatatacttcttttaacaatggtcattgtcacaaagcagctttacagaacaacaacaaaaagataaaaaaggaaatgactTTGAAAAGTGAGAGTAAagatgtataaatcataatgatgagattgtccctgatgagctaACCGAGGGCgtcagtggcaaagaaaaactcccttagACGGCAATaagaaggaaccttgagaggaaccagactcaacatggaccccatcctcatttgggtgatattaaACAGCTGGTACTGATCTGCAGTCCTACTGTGTGtgaggaggctggaagttcagtataacaggagagatGTTTTAGTTCATATGGAGTCTGGTTTAGTTTTTTCGTTATATAGTTTATGCTACTgatctactgtataatgtaaaaatgttctaacattttcatatttttcctttttttaagtttgtaaaaAACCCTTTACTCAATCTAAAATTTTGATTATTCCATTTAGTAACATATCCATAACCCTGATAAAACGCTGCACATTTTCAGCTTGTACAtgactattattatattatttttcagCTAAAGAGATGTTAAGCAAATGAACAATAACTGACACTGGGCTTATTCTCTGTGGCTTTTTGTTTGGCAATATCCAAAAGTCACATCTCTATACAGTAGTGTTGGTGTGATTTTTGGGGTTAAGATGTTTACCAGGAGGATCTTGCGCTGCTCCTCTTCGCTGTAGTCGGGTTTGGGCACCACTCGGCTGGACTGGGGGCTCACCGAACTGTCGTAGGATGGAACCATGGACCCTGAACGATCCAGGGATAAGTTGGTCACACTAGCTGATCTACAGAGAGCAGAGGCAAACATGTTACCTTTCAGCGCTTCCATATTCTGTACAATTAGAAACCAAacagtaaacaaaaataattcaatCATGACGGGCAGGGATAATTTAAGTTTGGGTGGAGTgttggaaaacatttttttaatcaacttttACAAAAAGAAACTTGATAAGCAAAATGAAGAGAAATTTAATAAGATGTCCAATGAGTACTGAGTTCATTGATAACAATATGACCGTATTATCATATTGCTCAGCTCACACACTAACCTTTTTCGTGCTGGTGATTTGCCCAGATCTTCCTGCACTGCAGACAATCTAGAGTTGAGTCCACTATTTTGAGACTCTGGATGAATCAAACtgcattacaaacacacacacacacacacacacacacacagaacatataGACTAAAACATTCAAGATTGTAACTATCGATTTCTCCTACCTACAGAGATTTGGTTAGTAAAACACATGCACGTCATGCACGGCCAATGATGCATTCGCTACGTCTAACACAATGAAAAGCTCGACATGTCAACTAAAGTTACAAACACCAGAGACTCACTTCTTCCTCATCCCAATAGGAGTTTTTCTATGCAtgaaaagaaaggagaaaagaTGAGCTTTGAAAAAGATGTACGCTGAacatgagcaaaaaaaattaataataaaaaaaatatacgaAAAAATGGCACAAAGGCACAATCTTAAACAGGCTTTACAgaggcacacacagacacacagacacacactgccCCATGAATGGTAGGAAGTTTACCAAATTTAACTGCATTCAACCACTTCTGCTTTTCACATGGTTAAAAGAATAGAAGCAGAGATGAAATTTAAGTGTATGACACAGACAACGACAAACATTTTCTGAACATAAAAGGCTGaggccaaaaaaagaaatcccatacaacataaaataacacaaaacagTTACAAGATGAACTGTATATATTGGacttctttgattttttttcctggtcaCTGCCTCAGGTTTACCTTTGCCAGTCCTCCTCCAGGAAGATGTTGCGGCTGGCTTTGCGTGTGCCGACGGGTGTACGAGGCTCCGTGGGCTCCAGCACACACACCGAGCACGGCGAGTCTGACAGCGCGGTCAGATCTTCTCCGATACACGCTGAGTCAGCAGAGTGCGCGTAGCTCAGCGCAATCTTCCGACAGTATGTGCATGCCCGCAAATCACCTGCATTAGGAGCGCACacaaaataagagagagagagagagagaaggcaaGGCAAAGTTAGAATCTGTTCTTCACTGGCATCAATTATAgggaaaagaaaactaaaaaagtatttgatcaGAAAATAAATCTGCAATCAGTCAGTCTTACATTTATTATAGTCCTGGTTATTTATTGAAGGCTTGAAACTTGTAACCCTGGAACCTtccttaatataaaaaaaagtttttgaaaaCTATTTTGAAAATTCTGAAAAATTACTTATAACAATGCCTACTTCCTTTTTCTATATTATTTTATCTGAAAAACTATGATACATCACTGAGGATTCACTGAGCactaattaaatgaaatgtctttcagggccaggggtagttcagtggttaaggcattggtttactgatcagaaggtcccaggttcaaacccttgagcaaggcccctaaccctcaactgctcggatGTAAAAAAACGAGATAaactgtaagtcgctctggataagggtgtgtGTAAAACGTAAATAAtatccaaaacacacagtgtTAAACATGTaagcttatttttttaataaacccaGCTCATTAACTGGTATCCATCTCATAGCAATTAGGCAAAGCTAGAGACACCTCCATCATTCTCATCATTTTCCTGAGCTCCGTGTTGTTACaactaaactatttaaaaaacatataggCTTTTATCGTTGGACTGTATCTGATTATAtctattacttttattttattactaccTTAAATCCAGTCTTGGCAGCAAAActtgggagcataaagattgaactTTGAAGAaatggaaaaggtcatgtggtctgattagTCCAAAGTGATCGGCATGTCAGGTTAAGAAGGGATGCATCCATCATGCGTAGTGGCCAATGTACGAGCCTCTGGAGTCAGGTGGTCAGGTCAGGCTCATTGACGTTATGTTGTAATAAAGGTGAG
The DNA window shown above is from Clarias gariepinus isolate MV-2021 ecotype Netherlands chromosome 5, CGAR_prim_01v2, whole genome shotgun sequence and carries:
- the pikfyve gene encoding 1-phosphatidylinositol 3-phosphate 5-kinase isoform X10; this encodes MEGKSQDSDLKQYWMPDSQCKECYDCNEKFTTFRRRHHCRLCGQIFCSRCCNQEIPGKFMGYTGDLRACTYCRKIALSYAHSADSACIGEDLTALSDSPCSVCVLEPTEPRTPVGTRKASRNIFLEEDWQRKTPIGMRKNLIHPESQNSGLNSRLSAVQEDLGKSPARKRSASVTNLSLDRSGSMVPSYDSSVSPQSSRVVPKPDYSEEEQRKILLDSSHLKDLWKKICHSNTGMEFQDHRYWLRTYPNCIVGKDLVNWLLRNGTVSNRAQAIAIGQALVDGRWLECVTHHDQIFRDEYALYRPLQSTEFSETPSPDTDSVTSLEGHSEPSWFKDIKFDDSDTEQLADENDLITTSSASPSKRTSVSSFHSAVDSDSASINLNVEQDNVNFHIKKQAKYPHVPPHPAEQKSMAHSDPFAPDSDFHAPTEVLVTEDGGQLLSISDAFIKESLFNRRVEEKAKEMLFTPLGWHHSSLDQLREENGEKKAMERLLSANHSHMMALLQQLLYSESLSLSWRDIIVPVVRQIVQTVRPDVRSCNDDMDIRQLVHIKKIPGGKKFDSVLVNGFVCTKNIAHKKMNSYIKNPKILLLKCSIEYLYREETKFTCIDPIVLQEREFLKNYVQRIADVRPNLVLVEKTVSRIAQDMLLEHGITLVINVKPQVLDRVSRMTQGDLVMSMDQLLTKPRLGTCHKFYLHSFQLNTNNELKTLMFFDGCPSNLGCTIKLRGASEYELARVKDIIMMMVFVAYHSRLEISFLMDEFAMPPSLSKSSSFHCLLESAAEEAEKEVDMESQENQPETKEELAELHLEGDFDFEPGLQEIIQGHNRQHSASESTLKDGESPKVIRNDSPMSTIVTEGDEIKTSTPLSSQSYQPLCMSPPYLSSMEEIIEEEVNDQAEAVRSREDDNTLVRGNSTSSETPLAPIQLFRDPLQDDSGMFVAEQVTSADDRLKSISASFRQELKDVILCISPFMTFREPFLLTPPGLRCPSRDYFPEQVYFSLLLNKDLREVDSRRKRILLKDTNSSSTSLSNGLGTQQRQIRVLPSHKLTTTCMTQQLSSSQDLARMLADYRAQGGRIQRDTDPFAHPTQPPNTKAPVKADGEEEKGPGQNDMVWATKLDCLNPLNHQRLCVLFSSSSTHSNNAPNHCVSPWIVTMEFYGKNDLTLGIFLERYCFRPSYQCPSMYCDTPMVHHIRRFVHGNGCVQIVLKELDSPVPGYQHTILNYSWCRICKQVTPVVPLSNDSWSMSFAKYLELRFYGHQYTRRANAEPCGHSIHKDYHQYFSYNQMVASFSYIPVRLLEICLPAPKIIIRNQGPSKTLLQQDLKDFALKVTQVYAAIDDRLTSLKTDTFSKTREEKMEDLFAQKDMEEGELRSWMEKLQGRLQASTVDTPQQLQAVLESVVIKKQSLCETLQSWNSKLQDLFQLEKGRKRLSVPPSPGRHRQPTNDDSKTSVLESSPRNPSPVVQNGEKALEDRHLNTLPSSTGSLSFPLPSPAEQSLEVPTSGPSFHDQDSEGEVFDSHLQGSNDSQVKEKTTMKTILANLLPGNSYNPIPLPFDPDKHYLMYDHERVPIAVCEREPSSIIAFALSCREYKTALEDLSKSTLKTSGEEISQTNSSGENKVKNSPAKATEGITSQHGRSSIDAEPPKETEGGEKQKKQTGNPHIELQFSDASTKFYCRIYYAEEFHKMRAEVMESTEEDFVRSLSHCVNWQAQGGKSGAVFYATEDDRFILKQMPRLEVQSFLDFAPHYFTYITGAVQQKRPTALAKILGVYRIGYKNSQNNTEKKLDLLVMENLFYGRKMAQVFDLKGSLRNRNVKTEQGKESCEVVLLDENLLKLVHDNPLYIRSHCKASLRAAIHSDAYFLSSHLIIDYSLLVGRDDATDQLVVGIIDYIRTFTWDKKLEMVVKSTGILGGQGKMPTVVSPELYRTRFCEAMDKYFLMVPDHWTGLGVNC
- the pikfyve gene encoding 1-phosphatidylinositol 3-phosphate 5-kinase isoform X7, with amino-acid sequence MTCSLRSGSVAFTKRGSDMAADDKSVSSSSTLDWNVEPPLSPTSPSHLTHFKPLTPDQDEPPLRSAYSSLVSLFRFNREKSGANIAPAKKLEEGRPPSAAEKSESAAPSPQGERRTWASSSLNTHGTGTHRKHSDLVRRTSTASEGRRKSETPLGSHDPRTAVQLRTALKRLKEIMEGKSQDSDLKQYWMPDSQCKECYDCNEKFTTFRRRHHCRLCGQIFCSRCCNQEIPGKFMGYTGDLRACTYCRKIALSYAHSADSACIGEDLTALSDSPCSVCVLEPTEPRTPVGTRKASRNIFLEEDWQRKTPIGMRKNLIHPESQNSGLNSRLSAVQEDLGKSPARKRSASVTNLSLDRSGSMVPSYDSSVSPQSSRVVPKPDYSEEEQRKILLDSSHLKDLWKKICHSNTGMEFQDHRYWLRTYPNCIVGKDLVNWLLRNGTVSNRAQAIAIGQALVDGRWLECVTHHDQIFRDEYALYRPLQSTEFSETPSPDTDSVTSLEGHSEPSWFKDIKFDDSDTEQLADENDLITTSSASPSKRTSVSSFHSAVDSDSASINLNVEQDNVNFHIKKQAKYPHVPPHPAEQKSMAHSDPFAPDSDFHAPTEVLVTEDGGQLLSISDAFIKESLFNRRVEEKAKEMLFTPLGWHHSSLDQLREENGEKKAMERLLSANHSHMMALLQQLLYSESLSLSWRDIIVPVVRQIVQTVRPDVRSCNDDMDIRQLVHIKKIPGGKKFDSVLVNGFVCTKNIAHKKMNSYIKNPKILLLKCSIEYLYREETKFTCIDPIVLQEREFLKNYVQRIADVRPNLVLVEKTVSRIAQDMLLEHGITLVINVKPQVLDRVSRMTQGDLVMSMDQLLTKPRLGTCHKFYLHSFQLNTNNELKTLMFFDGCPSNLGCTIKLRGASEYELARVKDIIMMMVFVAYHSRLEISFLMDEFAMPPSLSKSSSFHCLLESAAEEAEKEVDMESQENQPETKEELAELHLEGDFDFEPGLQEIIQGHNRQHSASESTLKDGESPKVIRNDSPMSTIVTEGDEIKTSTPLSSQSYQPLCMSPPYLSSMEEIIEEEVNDQAEAVRSREDDNTLVRGNSTSSETPLAPIQLFRDPLQDDSGMFVAEQVTSADDRLKSISASFRQELKDVILCISPFMTFREPFLLTPPGLRCPSRDYFPEQVYFSLLLNKDLREVDSRRKRILLKDTNSSSTSLSNGLGTQQRQIRVLPSHKLTTTCMTQQLSSSQDLARMLADYRAQGGRIQRDTDPFAHPTQPPNTKAPVKADGEEEKGPGQNDMVWATKLDCLNPLNHQRLCVLFSSSSTHSNNAPNHCVSPWIVTMEFYGKNDLTLGIFLERYCFRPSYQCPSMYCDTPMVHHIRRFVHGNGCVQIVLKELDSPVPGYQHTILNYSWCRICKQVTPVVPLSNDSWSMSFAKYLELRFYGHQYTRRANAEPCGHSIHKDYHQYFSYNQMVASFSYIPVRLLEICLPAPKIIIRNQGPSKTLLQQDLKDFALKVTQVYAAIDDRLTSLKTDTFSKTREEKMEDLFAQKDMEEGELRSWMEKLQGRLQASTVDTPQQLQAVLESVVIKKQSLCETLQSWNSKLQDLFQLEKGRKRLSVPPSPGRHRQPTNDDSKTSVLESSPRNPSPVVQNGEKALEDRHLNTLPSSTGSLSFPLPSPAEQSLEVPTSGPSFHDQDSEGEVFDSHLQGSNDSQVKEKTTMKTILANLLPGNSYNPIPLPFDPDKHYLMYDHERVPIAVCEREPSSIIAFALSSGENKVKNSPAKATEGITSQHGRSSIDAEPPKETEGGEKQKKQTGNPHIELQFSDASTKFYCRIYYAEEFHKMRAEVMESTEEDFVRSLSHCVNWQAQGGKSGAVFYATEDDRFILKQMPRLEVQSFLDFAPHYFTYITGAVQQKRPTALAKILGVYRIGYKNSQNNTEKKLDLLVMENLFYGRKMAQVFDLKGSLRNRNVKTEQGKESCEVVLLDENLLKLVHDNPLYIRSHCKASLRAAIHSDAYFLSSHLIIDYSLLVGRDDATDQLVVGIIDYIRTFTWDKKLEMVVKSTGILGGQGKMPTVVSPELYRTRFCEAMDKYFLMVPDHWTGLGVNC
- the pikfyve gene encoding 1-phosphatidylinositol 3-phosphate 5-kinase isoform X6 translates to MTCSLRSGSVAFTKRGSDMAADDKSVSSSSTLDWNVEPPLSPTSPSHLTHFKPLTPDQDEPPLRSAYSSLVSLFRFNREKSGANIAPAKKLEEGRPPSAAEKSESAAPSPQGERRTWASSSLNTHGTGTHRKHSDLVRRTSTASEGRRKSETPLGSHDPRTAVQLRTALKRLKEIMEGKSQDSDLKQYWMPDSQCKECYDCNEKFTTFRRRHHCRLCGQIFCSRCCNQEIPGKFMGYTGDLRACTYCRKIALSYAHSADSACIGEDLTALSDSPCSVCVLEPTEPRTPVGTRKASRNIFLEEDWQSLIHPESQNSGLNSRLSAVQEDLGKSPARKRSASVTNLSLDRSGSMVPSYDSSVSPQSSRVVPKPDYSEEEQRKILLDSSHLKDLWKKICHSNTGMEFQDHRYWLRTYPNCIVGKDLVNWLLRNGTVSNRAQAIAIGQALVDGRWLECVTHHDQIFRDEYALYRPLQSTEFSETPSPDTDSVTSLEGHSEPSWFKDIKFDDSDTEQLADENDLITTSSASPSKRTSVSSFHSAVDSDSASINLNVEQDNVNFHIKKQAKYPHVPPHPAEQKTEVLVTEDGGQLLSISDAFIKESLFNRRVEEKAKEMLFTPLGWHHSSLDQLREENGEKKAMERLLSANHSHMMALLQQLLYSESLSLSWRDIIVPVVRQIVQTVRPDVRSCNDDMDIRQLVHIKKIPGGKKFDSVLVNGFVCTKNIAHKKMNSYIKNPKILLLKCSIEYLYREETKFTCIDPIVLQEREFLKNYVQRIADVRPNLVLVEKTVSRIAQDMLLEHGITLVINVKPQVLDRVSRMTQGDLVMSMDQLLTKPRLGTCHKFYLHSFQLNTNNELKTLMFFDGCPSNLGCTIKLRGASEYELARVKDIIMMMVFVAYHSRLEISFLMDEFAMPPSLSKSSSFHCLLESAAEEAEKEVDMESQENQPETKEELAELHLEGDFDFEPGLQEIIQGHNRQHSASESTLKDGESPKVIRNDSPMSTIVTEGDEIKTSTPLSSQSYQPLCMSPPYLSSMEEIIEEEVNDQAEAVRSREDDNTLVRGNSTSSETPLAPIQLFRDPLQDDSGMFVAEQVTSADDRLKSISASFRQELKDVILCISPFMTFREPFLLTPPGLRCPSRDYFPEQVYFSLLLNKDLREVDSRRKRILLKDTNSSSTSLSNGLGTQQRQIRVLPSHKLTTTCMTQQLSSSQDLARMLADYRAQGGRIQRDTDPFAHPTQPPNTKAPVKADGEEEKGPGQNDMVWATKLDCLNPLNHQRLCVLFSSSSTHSNNAPNHCVSPWIVTMEFYGKNDLTLGIFLERYCFRPSYQCPSMYCDTPMVHHIRRFVHGNGCVQIVLKELDSPVPGYQHTILNYSWCRICKQVTPVVPLSNDSWSMSFAKYLELRFYGHQYTRRANAEPCGHSIHKDYHQYFSYNQMVASFSYIPVRLLEICLPAPKIIIRNQGPSKTLLQQDLKDFALKVTQVYAAIDDRLTSLKTDTFSKTREEKMEDLFAQKDMEEGELRSWMEKLQGRLQASTVDTPQQLQAVLESVVIKKQSLCETLQSWNSKLQDLFQLEKGRKRLSVPPSPGRHRQPTNDDSKTSVLESSPRNPSPVVQNGEKALEDRHLNTLPSSTGSLSFPLPSPAEQSLEVPTSGPSFHDQDSEGEVFDSHLQGSNDSQVKEKTTMKTILANLLPGNSYNPIPLPFDPDKHYLMYDHERVPIAVCEREPSSIIAFALSCREYKTALEDLSKSTLKTSGEEISQTNSSGENKVKNSPAKATEGITSQHGRSSIDAEPPKETEGGEKQKKQTGNPHIELQFSDASTKFYCRIYYAEEFHKMRAEVMESTEEDFVRSLSHCVNWQAQGGKSGAVFYATEDDRFILKQMPRLEVQSFLDFAPHYFTYITGAVQQKRPTALAKILGVYRIGYKNSQNNTEKKLDLLVMENLFYGRKMAQVFDLKGSLRNRNVKTEQGKESCEVVLLDENLLKLVHDNPLYIRSHCKASLRAAIHSDAYFLSSHLIIDYSLLVGRDDATDQLVVGIIDYIRTFTWDKKLEMVVKSTGILGGQGKMPTVVSPELYRTRFCEAMDKYFLMVPDHWTGLGVNC